In Anaerolineales bacterium, the following proteins share a genomic window:
- a CDS encoding glycosyltransferase, translating to MTNRFPGKLALQQRVLPNYRAPFFDLLASYCDGGMSLFTGEPRPNEGITTTNQVQMIAKHPTLGTNYKVGKNIHLLGGKFYLCYQRGLIDWLEEWNPDALIVEANPRYLSTPSAVKWMHARNKPVIGWGLGAPPLNPPHFQGKWGGIKGGVGFRERRRINFLRQFDALIAYSQRGADEYADLGFPLDNIFVAHNSVSPAPTWAMPNRPDAFRDQPCVLFVGRLQLRKNVDLLLGACAEIQNVRLVIVGDGPEREAFEELAAEIYPSAEFVGAKHGEELKAYFEEADLFVLPGTGGLAVQEAMSYGLPVIVAEGDGTQDDLVRKENGWQVPPDDLDALVATMKDALSDSARLRKMGEESFRIVKEEINIGKMVEVFVTALRSV from the coding sequence ATGACAAATCGATTCCCTGGCAAACTCGCTTTGCAACAACGCGTGCTTCCCAATTATCGCGCGCCGTTCTTTGACTTGCTCGCCTCATACTGCGACGGCGGGATGAGTCTCTTCACCGGCGAGCCGCGTCCCAACGAAGGCATCACAACGACAAACCAAGTGCAAATGATCGCGAAGCATCCTACTCTGGGAACCAATTACAAAGTAGGAAAAAATATCCACCTCCTCGGCGGAAAATTTTATTTGTGTTACCAACGCGGTTTGATTGACTGGCTCGAAGAGTGGAATCCCGACGCGTTGATCGTGGAAGCCAACCCGCGTTACCTTTCCACGCCCTCGGCGGTGAAGTGGATGCACGCGCGGAATAAACCTGTGATTGGCTGGGGGCTTGGCGCACCCCCCCTCAATCCCCCCCATTTTCAAGGAAAATGGGGGGGAATCAAAGGGGGGGTCGGATTTCGTGAACGAAGACGAATCAATTTCCTCCGTCAATTCGATGCGCTGATCGCCTACAGCCAACGCGGCGCGGACGAATATGCCGATTTAGGCTTTCCGCTCGATAACATTTTTGTCGCGCATAATTCCGTTTCGCCCGCGCCGACGTGGGCAATGCCGAATCGCCCCGATGCGTTTCGCGATCAGCCGTGCGTCCTTTTTGTGGGACGTTTGCAACTCCGAAAAAATGTTGATTTATTGCTTGGCGCCTGCGCGGAGATTCAAAACGTGCGGTTGGTCATCGTCGGCGACGGACCCGAGCGCGAGGCGTTCGAGGAACTTGCGGCAGAGATCTATCCCTCGGCGGAGTTTGTGGGAGCAAAGCACGGGGAGGAGTTGAAAGCCTACTTTGAAGAAGCGGATTTGTTCGTCCTGCCGGGAACCGGCGGACTTGCCGTGCAGGAGGCGATGAGTTATGGGCTTCCGGTCATTGTGGCGGAGGGAGACGGCACACAGGACGATCTGGTGCGAAAGGAAAACGGCTGGCAGGTCCCGCCGGATGATCTCGACGCGTTGGTCGCGACCATGAAAGACGCGCTGTCTGATTCAGCGCGCCTGCGGAAGATGGGAGAGGAATCGTTCCGGATCGTGAAAGAGGAGATCAATATCGGGAAGATGGTCGAGGTTTTTGTGACCGCGTTGAGGAGCGTCTAA
- a CDS encoding ComEC/Rec2 family competence protein, giving the protein MTHMQATNHSTLLRERFTTQLPLVWISLAFLGGIVLGSLVSLPFWAWIVLAFIFLLLAVAARLFPLSSFLFLLHPFSFILLSSLSLGALRYQLSVPNFDAFHIAFYNDRNYDLLITGYLVEPPDYRDAYTNLRVKVTKVDTGDGDLKVGGLLLVRVDANQTFHYGEIVRLRGKLKTPPENEGFSYRDYLAAQHIHAYMSSAEVTVLPGNGGNPISAALYALKEKSLANIYRIFPDPESSLLAGILLGVDTGLTQELQQAFKDTGTAHIIAISGFNISIIAGLFFLFFSRFFGPRWGSALAVIGIVFYTVLVGGSAAVVRAAIMGSLALFARQIGRRQFAINTLLAVAMFMCLWNPLYVWDVGFQLSFFATFGIILYADIFSKATDRLLKGFLPSKTVRKLKKPFPKNLYLYLTRNISRAYAKKIIRPATDYVLLTFAAQLTTIPIMAYHFQRISLVSFIANPFILPAQPAVMILGGLAVFLSLLWMTLGQLAAWVAYPFAAYTIRVVELFDRVPHGTLYLGDFSLGFVILFYAALLFATFGWARLGEWIQAARERAGALGAGTAIVALSLALLMIWRAASAFPDKLLHVTFMDVGSADAVLIKTPSGKSVLINGGASVTILSDELGRRLSAFDRKLDWLVVANPEEEQIAALPRVLERYPPDAVLWSGNRQASFSSRVLDEYLALQTIPLTMAEPGETLDLGEGATLKILTVGPRGSVILIEWQNFRALLPVGMSFEALDELQNGASVGPVSVLSLADAGYAPSNPPEWFADLNPELIVLNVAAGDINGMPDAETLETIKDYSLLRTDQNGWIEITTNGEQMWVNVERNQK; this is encoded by the coding sequence ATGACACATATGCAGGCGACGAATCATTCCACATTACTGCGCGAACGCTTCACGACCCAACTTCCGCTGGTATGGATTTCGCTCGCCTTCCTCGGCGGAATCGTTCTCGGCAGTCTCGTTTCACTTCCGTTTTGGGCTTGGATCGTTCTCGCCTTTATTTTCCTCCTCCTCGCCGTCGCCGCTCGCCTCTTTCCTCTTTCATCTTTCCTCTTCCTCCTTCATCCTTTCTCCTTCATCCTTTTATCTTCCCTCTCCCTCGGCGCGCTCCGTTACCAACTCTCCGTCCCCAACTTCGACGCGTTCCACATCGCCTTCTACAACGACCGCAACTATGATTTGCTCATCACGGGTTATCTCGTCGAGCCGCCCGATTACCGCGACGCGTACACCAACCTCCGCGTCAAAGTCACCAAGGTGGACACCGGCGACGGCGATCTCAAAGTAGGCGGCTTGCTCCTTGTCCGCGTGGATGCCAACCAGACCTTCCACTACGGAGAGATCGTTCGCCTGCGCGGCAAACTCAAAACGCCGCCCGAAAACGAGGGTTTTTCCTATCGAGATTACCTCGCCGCGCAACACATTCACGCGTACATGTCATCGGCGGAGGTGACTGTCCTGCCGGGCAACGGAGGCAACCCGATCTCCGCCGCGCTCTACGCGCTGAAAGAAAAATCGCTCGCCAATATTTATCGCATCTTCCCGGACCCCGAATCATCTCTGCTGGCGGGCATCCTCCTCGGCGTAGACACCGGTCTCACCCAAGAACTGCAACAAGCCTTCAAAGATACCGGCACAGCGCACATCATCGCCATTTCGGGTTTCAACATCAGTATCATCGCCGGGTTGTTCTTTCTGTTCTTCAGCCGCTTCTTCGGTCCACGTTGGGGCTCCGCGCTGGCAGTCATTGGCATCGTCTTTTACACCGTCCTTGTCGGTGGGAGCGCGGCGGTCGTGCGCGCCGCCATCATGGGCAGTCTCGCGTTGTTCGCAAGGCAAATCGGGCGGCGGCAATTCGCCATCAACACTCTCCTCGCGGTGGCAATGTTTATGTGCCTGTGGAATCCGCTCTATGTTTGGGATGTCGGTTTTCAGTTATCATTCTTCGCTACATTCGGTATCATCCTTTATGCAGACATTTTTTCCAAAGCAACAGATCGATTGCTTAAAGGCTTTCTTCCATCCAAAACTGTACGAAAATTGAAAAAACCGTTTCCAAAAAACTTGTACTTGTATCTTACAAGAAATATTTCAAGGGCGTATGCAAAGAAGATTATCCGCCCTGCAACTGATTACGTCCTCCTCACTTTCGCCGCGCAACTCACCACCATTCCGATCATGGCATATCATTTCCAACGCATCTCGCTCGTCTCGTTCATCGCCAACCCGTTCATCCTGCCGGCGCAACCGGCGGTGATGATTCTCGGCGGGCTCGCGGTCTTCCTCAGCCTCCTCTGGATGACGCTCGGACAACTCGCGGCGTGGGTCGCGTATCCCTTCGCCGCGTACACGATTCGCGTCGTCGAACTCTTTGACCGTGTGCCGCACGGGACTCTCTACCTCGGCGATTTCTCGCTGGGATTCGTGATCCTGTTTTACGCGGCGCTTCTTTTCGCGACGTTTGGCTGGGCGCGGCTAGGGGAGTGGATCCAAGCCGCCAGGGAGCGCGCAGGCGCACTCGGCGCGGGAACCGCAATCGTCGCATTATCACTCGCGCTGTTGATGATCTGGCGCGCGGCGTCTGCATTTCCCGATAAACTTTTGCACGTCACATTTATGGATGTCGGCTCGGCGGATGCAGTCCTTATCAAAACGCCGTCGGGCAAATCGGTGTTGATCAACGGCGGCGCCAGCGTGACGATTCTCTCGGATGAGTTGGGCAGGCGCTTGTCTGCGTTCGACCGCAAACTCGATTGGCTCGTGGTCGCCAACCCGGAAGAGGAACAGATTGCCGCTCTGCCGCGCGTGCTCGAACGCTATCCGCCCGACGCGGTCTTGTGGAGCGGGAACCGGCAGGCTTCGTTTTCTTCACGGGTGCTGGATGAATATCTGGCGTTGCAAACAATTCCCTTGACGATGGCGGAGCCGGGAGAAACCCTCGACCTCGGCGAAGGCGCGACGTTGAAAATCCTGACGGTGGGTCCGCGCGGTTCTGTGATATTAATTGAATGGCAGAACTTCCGCGCGCTGTTGCCGGTGGGCATGAGTTTCGAGGCGTTGGACGAATTGCAAAATGGCGCGAGCGTTGGACCGGTCAGCGTGCTGTCGCTCGCGGATGCGGGGTATGCTCCGTCTAACCCGCCGGAGTGGTTCGCCGATTTGAATCCCGAATTGATCGTGCTGAATGTCGCGGCGGGCGACATCAACGGAATGCCCGACGCCGAAACGCTCGAAACGATCAAAGATTATTCGCTGTTGCGCACCGACCAAAACGGCTGGATCGAGATCACCACGAACGGCGAGCAGATGTGGGTGAATGTGGAGAGGAATCAGAAATAG
- a CDS encoding STAS domain-containing protein, with protein MSELKITVSPVQGAVSVTILHLEGNFDRVTANQVIDRARQAHEDGARYLLLDLSGVKILTSSGLLAIQTIFKLFTPEDELQKLHNLKEQYKSSHFKLVCPDPKVYYILNIAGFLQSLLIYNNLQEAISSFSS; from the coding sequence ATGAGCGAACTAAAAATCACCGTGTCGCCAGTTCAGGGCGCCGTATCGGTTACCATCCTTCACCTCGAAGGTAATTTTGACCGCGTGACTGCAAACCAAGTGATTGACCGCGCGCGGCAGGCGCACGAAGACGGCGCGCGCTATCTTCTGCTTGACCTGAGCGGAGTGAAGATTCTCACCAGTTCGGGCTTGCTCGCCATCCAAACCATCTTCAAATTATTCACCCCCGAAGACGAACTTCAGAAATTGCACAATTTGAAGGAACAATACAAATCCTCCCATTTCAAGTTGGTCTGTCCTGACCCGAAGGTCTACTACATTTTGAACATTGCCGGCTTCCTCCAAAGCCTGCTGATCTACAACAATCTGCAAGAGGCGATTAGTTCATTCTCGAGTTGA
- a CDS encoding nuclear transport factor 2 family protein, with protein sequence MSDEIIAFLEKHLQAVQDNDIKTYNETTAEDLTLYEWWITPQRIDGLPFHEFMMTSNAERGTVFGAEAKGKTKTRFDLANLHVQRYGDTAIVSYTLLISAASADGVKVASHNESRVIVKMNGAWKIVHVHKSPAWQAPHIP encoded by the coding sequence ATGTCCGACGAAATCATTGCCTTCCTGGAAAAACATTTGCAAGCCGTTCAGGATAACGACATAAAAACATACAACGAGACTACAGCCGAGGACCTCACGCTGTACGAGTGGTGGATCACGCCGCAACGCATTGACGGATTGCCCTTCCACGAGTTTATGATGACCTCCAACGCTGAGCGCGGGACGGTGTTCGGCGCGGAGGCAAAGGGGAAAACGAAAACGCGGTTCGATCTTGCGAACTTGCATGTGCAACGCTACGGCGATACGGCGATCGTGAGTTATACGTTGCTCATCAGCGCGGCTTCGGCAGACGGCGTGAAGGTGGCTTCGCACAACGAAAGCCGCGTGATCGTCAAAATGAACGGCGCGTGGAAGATCGTCCACGTGCATAAATCTCCCGCGTGGCAGGCTCCGCACATTCCATGA